The following nucleotide sequence is from Psychroserpens sp. Hel_I_66.
CATCGCACCTATTATGCTTTCGTCTCCAATTTCAGCATCGTCCATGATTACGGTATTCATCCCGATGAGACAATTTCGACCTAAATTAGCACCATGAATTATGGCTCCGTGACCAACATGTGCACTTTCCTTTAGAGTAATAGATTTTCCTGGAAACATGTGAACTGTACAGTTTTCTTGAACGTTTACGCCATCTTCCAAAATAATTTGTCCCCAATCGCCACGAATAGCTGCTCCTGGACCTATGTAACAGTTTTTACCAATAATGACATTTCCTGTTACCGCTGCCAAAGGATGCACGAAACTTGATTCGTGAACGACTGGTGTGTAACCCTTGAAACTGTAGATCATTTTATTTAAATCCTTTTAGTTTTTCTTTTGTAAATTCGGAAAGCACTAAACGTCCACTGGTTTCTGCTCGTTCTGCTAGCAAATTATCCCAATCGTCTGTTCCTTTCCAGAATACTTTTTTCATTTCTAACATGGCCTCTGTATTGTATGTACAAAGGTGCTCTGCAGTTGTTTTCACAGCTTCGTCCAATTCTTCTGTTGATTCGTAAACTTGGG
It contains:
- a CDS encoding transferase hexapeptide repeat family protein, with amino-acid sequence MIYSFKGYTPVVHESSFVHPLAAVTGNVIIGKNCYIGPGAAIRGDWGQIILEDGVNVQENCTVHMFPGKSITLKESAHVGHGAIIHGANLGRNCLIGMNTVIMDDAEIGDESIIGAMSFVKAETKIPKRSLVVGNPAKVIKQVSDDMIAWKTKGTQLYQQLPADCHESLIEVEPLREVPQHMKIQEDVYKTLREHFLRRQESHSKKS